The Hymenobacter sp. GOD-10R genome includes a window with the following:
- the ruvA gene encoding Holliday junction branch migration protein RuvA has protein sequence MIAYIDGKLAYKDPAQAILDVNGIGYEIKISLATYSKLPAEEERIKLYTYQHIKEDAHTLYGFLDPNERALFMLLISVSGIGPGTGIVMVSSMSVGEIRQAIVQEDVRAIQSIKGVGPKTAQRVILELRDRLRKDELLAKAGVDTVPLARAHNTNRAEALAALVTLGFARAAAEKTLDTIQSRHGNDLTVEALIKFALKSN, from the coding sequence ATGATTGCATATATCGACGGCAAACTGGCTTACAAAGATCCCGCGCAAGCTATACTAGACGTCAACGGCATTGGCTACGAAATCAAGATTTCGCTGGCTACTTACTCGAAGCTACCTGCTGAGGAAGAACGGATTAAGCTCTACACGTACCAGCACATCAAGGAAGACGCTCACACCCTCTACGGGTTTTTGGACCCGAATGAGCGCGCTTTGTTCATGCTCCTGATTTCAGTTTCGGGTATTGGCCCCGGCACTGGCATCGTGATGGTTTCGTCTATGTCGGTGGGCGAAATCCGGCAAGCCATTGTACAGGAAGACGTACGCGCTATTCAGAGCATCAAGGGCGTTGGGCCGAAAACAGCACAGCGCGTGATATTGGAGCTACGCGACCGATTACGAAAAGATGAATTATTAGCGAAAGCCGGGGTCGACACGGTGCCGTTGGCCCGTGCGCACAATACCAACCGCGCTGAAGCGTTAGCCGCTTTAGTTACCCTAGGGTTTGCACGCGCTGCGGCCGAGAAAACTCTAGACACTATCCAAAGTCGTCACGGCAATGACTTGACCGTGGAGGCCCTCATCAAATTTGCGCTGAAATCTAATTAG
- the sprA gene encoding cell surface protein SprA, translated as MNTGKKSLAVPVVVVSLLAAWWSQAEPTGNNPFALRQLWAWLPKTNNQLALASDTPRTAPGDTSRYRPSRRPKVGPQDRIGTPFSPQRRRSPLILPLPSNVKLEVTPDDSLQFYDIQEKIGSEIDYRNPSLMSAEEYARWQQQQAIRTYFREKSEGGVAGETQSPATAKRLIPKIYLGPMADRIFGGSYVDIRPQGSVTLRMGARFNRNYNPTLTLRQQKVGDFQYDQNMNLNLTGQIGEKMRITFNYDTKAAFDFENNMKLDYTGFDTDIIRKIELGNVSLPLNNSLIQGGQNLFGAKAQLQFGRLAVTTVASTLRGQADAVTVQNGAQSRTFEVKASAYENNRHFFLSQFFRDRYDATLRNLPTVQSGIEIRRLEVYVTNDNRTTDNLRNVVTLMDLAEPSKVYRAQFLKGGGTSASTATSNNANLEFSSVTRGGATARGNLSVDTYLQTTPGLQLTKSIDFERVRARKLASNEYTFNAQLGYLSLNTQLQPEQVLGVSFEYLYNGQTYKVGELTDDYANVGQDEVIFLKMLKGTKPGVGLVDRNSSPAVASIQQNPNLATGNLPTWDLLMKNIYSLNANQLNRDNFRLNIVYKDDQTGVDLISLKEGERIANIPLVQVLNLDNVNPNNDRNSDGNFDFLSGITIDPELGRIIFPNVQPFGSYLRAQFDTTGANATAERALIGKYVYSELYNQTQTDAQQVQVKDKFVLRGRFQATSTDEINLPGIGVAQGSVRVMSGSTLLQEGVDYQVFYDQAKVKILNPSYLNSANALNITFEKNAVVQVQPRKLVGARFDYRLNQDVNFGATVLHLTENQAPGINRVNIGDEPGNNTMYGLDVNMRRESRALTKYLDALPFISTKEPSSVAFSGEFAQFVPGKTKLGRGENGVSYIDDFENASTPYTLGGTNVATAWRLAATPSPLVGSATGLAVAYNRAKLAWYTIDQTYYTNGPSKPAGITPYSANKNHYTRGILRTEVFPNRDVGATGNGYEYPLDLAYFPGERGPYNYNPRVSTDGQRIDDGNNIVNHYGGISREITFDTDFDNANVEFLEFWLMDPFIAGPNGVVGDSPTAGSNNTTGGELYFNLGSISEDALRDNGQHEFENGLPDGTEANRNDVVQPTDWGVVSRQQFLTDAFSTAPGGRTRQDVGLDGLGNTDEQGFFQGAYSQFEDPSADDFRHHLDGFYNTNSTQILGRYKQYNGMEGNSVENSQQSSTAYPDKEDLNRDNVISDVEQYYEYRIPLQPGQLEVGQNNIVDKVTAPNPNGSNEPVNWYQFRIPIRQYTGYRGTGDAKSFGFKSIRFLRMYLTQWREPVVLRMLQMQFVANQWRRFQTVIGEPGQTYVNTTNDAGAFNISTVSLETNGLANVQGTSAIPYISPPNIQRDREYGSTTTSRQQNEQSLRMCVDELQDGFSKAAYKNISINMLRYKQLRLFLHAETEDPSLQNITPGEPGSVRGFVRIGTDYTQNYYEYSLPLEITRSGNTARDIWPEKNEVQISFQDFIDAKAERNRLGIAYTVPYVKTVIAQNGVPAQITILGNPDFSAVQGAMIGVQNPADDKTPKSLCIWADEFRVYDFDREGGFAATARFNTKLADVANITATGSYTSVGFGALQSKLIDRTTSSITRGDLNATVAADKFLPVSLGLRVPVLLQAGIESAAPQYDPLDPDTKLSQSLQKFESAADRAKYRKEVISQTHSRSLSVLNVHKERTNPDKKVRPYDIENLAVSYAITERTHTDINTDRDYNKTYTGALAYVYQTTPKNYAPFAKAKLLDNPYLKIFQDINFTPLPSRFSFRADLDRRYNELLLQRVREVGQLPTSDGIAGVYQKSFFINRIYDLKWDLTKSLILDYTATNRGVVDEGVGPTLGDDPISRQNRQLLRDNLFRRGGRTTNFNQTVAATYRLPLDKFPLTDWISSDIRYQANYSWQAASTALRAPVNPISQQDTATTRLNLGNTIQNNGELSANGKIDLVKLYNKVRFLNIINNAPAPGRAADGPGQDRAVTPRSLTGANKEPVVKDTTKGPQLRVLKAVLRSLMTARSINFTYARSNGTLLPGYLPSTRFFGLNSDWDAPGVPFILGQQYDLNSLYERAARNGWYTQRSDLLNTPLSSLLTENLTLRTALEPFRDFNIQIDARRQLARNRERYYRLEVDTTTLLPYSDRRIQNTQALGNGSFSTSIITIQTLFGDRSANGNISKAFNRFILNRGVVREKLAAANPVSVENGGVEVRNPTTNLLELKSGRYGYNSQDVLIPAFLDAYKGKSSDGYKAKRFQPFATLPLPNWRIDYNGLAEIPFIKRYFRTITLNHAYSSVYNITSYTTATQYGYELNSFNVVTGNNQFVGDITNINNQFIPYYVLGQVTISEQLAPLIGLNFTTVDKLTGRVEYRTARNIGLNTTNAQVTELYTTEMVIGLGFVTNRLKLPFKVNGEQRVLRNELNARLDLSIRDNTTIQRSIEDVVNPDEAAASGIEASTGRAVSQTTNGNRQVQLRPTIDYTLNQRLNLQFYFTRTVSEPRVSNSFKNTATEGGIQLRYSLSQ; from the coding sequence TTGAATACCGGTAAGAAATCTCTCGCCGTTCCAGTTGTTGTTGTGTCGTTGCTGGCTGCGTGGTGGTCCCAGGCTGAACCTACGGGAAATAACCCGTTTGCGTTGCGCCAATTATGGGCCTGGCTTCCTAAAACAAACAACCAACTGGCGCTGGCGTCGGATACCCCTCGCACTGCGCCCGGCGACACTAGTCGCTACCGCCCGAGTCGTCGGCCCAAAGTAGGGCCGCAGGACCGAATCGGTACGCCCTTTTCGCCCCAACGTCGTCGCTCGCCCCTGATCCTGCCGTTGCCTTCCAACGTGAAGCTCGAGGTGACTCCCGACGACAGTTTACAGTTCTACGACATTCAGGAGAAAATAGGTTCAGAAATCGACTATCGAAATCCTAGCCTAATGTCTGCTGAGGAATATGCGCGTTGGCAACAGCAACAAGCTATCCGGACGTACTTCCGCGAAAAGTCGGAAGGCGGCGTAGCGGGCGAGACCCAAAGCCCCGCTACGGCCAAACGCCTCATCCCGAAGATATACCTAGGCCCTATGGCCGACCGCATCTTCGGCGGCAGCTACGTAGATATTCGTCCGCAGGGCTCGGTGACGTTGCGTATGGGCGCCCGCTTCAACCGCAACTACAACCCGACGCTGACTCTACGCCAGCAGAAGGTAGGCGACTTTCAGTACGACCAGAACATGAACCTCAATCTCACCGGCCAGATCGGGGAGAAAATGCGGATCACGTTCAACTACGATACCAAGGCCGCGTTCGACTTTGAGAACAATATGAAGCTCGATTACACGGGCTTCGACACCGATATTATCCGCAAGATCGAGCTAGGCAACGTCAGCTTGCCGCTCAATAACTCTCTAATCCAAGGCGGCCAGAACCTATTTGGCGCCAAGGCACAGCTACAGTTCGGCCGCTTGGCCGTCACGACGGTAGCCTCTACGTTGCGCGGTCAGGCCGACGCCGTAACGGTACAGAATGGCGCGCAGAGCCGCACCTTTGAGGTGAAAGCCAGCGCCTACGAAAACAACCGCCACTTCTTCCTGTCGCAGTTCTTTCGTGACCGATACGACGCCACTTTGCGCAACTTGCCCACGGTGCAGAGCGGCATCGAGATCCGCCGCTTGGAGGTGTACGTCACGAACGACAACCGCACCACCGACAACCTGCGTAACGTGGTTACGCTCATGGACTTGGCTGAGCCAAGCAAAGTGTATCGGGCGCAGTTCCTCAAAGGTGGTGGTACTTCGGCTAGCACGGCTACTTCCAACAACGCCAACTTGGAGTTTTCGAGCGTTACACGAGGAGGTGCTACAGCGCGCGGAAACCTTTCGGTTGATACCTATCTGCAAACCACTCCTGGCTTGCAGCTCACTAAAAGTATTGACTTTGAGCGAGTGCGGGCGCGTAAGCTAGCCTCAAATGAGTACACCTTCAACGCGCAATTAGGCTACCTCTCGCTGAACACGCAGCTACAGCCCGAGCAGGTACTAGGGGTATCTTTTGAATACCTCTACAATGGCCAAACCTACAAAGTAGGGGAGCTTACCGACGATTACGCCAACGTAGGCCAAGATGAGGTGATCTTCTTAAAAATGCTGAAGGGAACAAAGCCTGGCGTAGGATTGGTCGACCGGAACTCATCACCAGCAGTGGCTTCTATTCAGCAGAACCCGAACCTGGCAACAGGCAACCTACCAACGTGGGATCTGCTGATGAAGAACATTTATTCTCTGAATGCAAACCAGCTCAACCGGGATAACTTCCGCCTCAACATCGTCTATAAGGATGACCAAACGGGCGTCGATCTAATCTCGCTCAAGGAAGGCGAACGCATTGCTAATATTCCACTCGTTCAAGTTCTTAACCTCGACAACGTAAACCCCAACAACGACCGGAACTCCGACGGTAACTTTGACTTCTTGTCTGGTATCACTATCGATCCTGAGCTAGGTCGCATCATCTTCCCCAACGTGCAGCCCTTTGGCAGCTACTTACGGGCTCAGTTTGACACAACGGGCGCCAACGCAACCGCGGAGAGAGCTCTGATCGGCAAATACGTTTACTCGGAGCTTTACAACCAAACGCAGACCGACGCACAACAAGTGCAGGTGAAAGACAAGTTCGTGCTGCGGGGACGTTTTCAGGCTACTTCTACTGACGAAATCAACTTACCAGGCATTGGCGTAGCTCAAGGCTCGGTACGGGTTATGTCGGGCAGCACGTTGTTGCAAGAAGGCGTTGATTATCAAGTATTTTACGATCAGGCGAAGGTCAAGATTCTCAATCCTAGCTACCTAAACTCGGCCAATGCACTGAACATCACGTTCGAGAAAAATGCCGTGGTGCAGGTGCAGCCGCGCAAGCTAGTCGGTGCCCGCTTCGATTATCGTCTCAACCAAGATGTGAACTTCGGTGCGACGGTATTGCACCTGACCGAAAATCAGGCCCCAGGTATCAACCGCGTCAACATAGGCGACGAACCGGGCAACAACACCATGTACGGTCTCGATGTGAACATGCGGCGTGAGTCGCGGGCTCTCACGAAGTATCTCGATGCCTTACCGTTTATCTCGACCAAGGAGCCTTCTTCGGTAGCATTCAGTGGTGAATTTGCGCAATTTGTGCCCGGCAAAACCAAGCTAGGCCGGGGCGAGAATGGCGTGTCGTACATCGACGACTTTGAGAATGCTAGCACGCCGTATACCCTAGGTGGTACCAACGTAGCCACGGCTTGGCGCTTAGCTGCTACGCCTTCCCCGCTCGTGGGCAGCGCTACCGGCCTTGCCGTTGCCTACAACCGCGCTAAACTTGCCTGGTACACCATCGACCAGACGTACTACACGAATGGACCCAGTAAGCCTGCTGGCATCACTCCTTACTCAGCTAATAAAAACCACTATACCCGTGGTATTCTGCGCACGGAAGTGTTCCCGAACCGCGACGTCGGCGCAACTGGCAACGGGTATGAGTATCCGCTGGACCTAGCTTACTTTCCAGGAGAACGGGGACCTTACAACTATAATCCGCGGGTAAGCACTGACGGACAGCGCATAGACGATGGTAATAACATTGTGAACCATTACGGTGGTATTAGCCGAGAAATCACCTTCGACACTGACTTCGACAACGCTAACGTAGAGTTCTTAGAGTTTTGGTTAATGGACCCGTTTATCGCAGGTCCTAACGGTGTAGTTGGCGATTCGCCAACTGCGGGGTCGAACAATACAACTGGTGGCGAACTATACTTCAACCTAGGCTCCATTTCAGAAGACGCACTACGGGACAACGGTCAACACGAGTTTGAAAACGGCTTGCCTGATGGCACGGAAGCTAACCGGAATGATGTAGTTCAACCCACTGACTGGGGAGTTGTGTCGCGTCAGCAATTCCTAACAGACGCTTTCAGTACCGCCCCAGGGGGTCGCACACGCCAGGACGTTGGCTTAGATGGCCTCGGCAATACGGACGAACAAGGCTTCTTTCAAGGCGCTTACAGCCAGTTTGAAGATCCTTCCGCTGACGACTTCCGGCACCATCTAGACGGGTTCTACAATACCAACAGTACACAGATTCTAGGTCGCTACAAGCAGTACAACGGCATGGAAGGCAACTCAGTGGAGAACAGTCAACAGAGTTCTACCGCCTATCCCGACAAAGAAGACCTGAACCGTGACAACGTTATTTCAGATGTTGAGCAATATTATGAGTATCGCATTCCGCTTCAACCAGGTCAACTCGAAGTAGGGCAAAACAACATTGTTGATAAAGTAACAGCCCCCAACCCTAATGGCTCAAATGAGCCAGTAAATTGGTACCAGTTCCGTATTCCCATTCGCCAATATACGGGATACCGGGGCACTGGCGACGCAAAATCTTTTGGGTTCAAATCTATTCGCTTTCTGCGCATGTATTTGACCCAGTGGCGAGAGCCGGTAGTGCTGCGTATGCTGCAAATGCAGTTTGTAGCCAACCAGTGGCGTCGTTTCCAAACAGTTATCGGAGAGCCGGGCCAAACCTATGTGAATACCACCAACGACGCTGGTGCCTTCAACATCTCAACGGTTAGCTTAGAGACTAACGGCCTAGCCAACGTGCAAGGCACTAGCGCTATTCCATACATATCGCCACCCAACATCCAGCGCGACCGGGAATATGGTTCTACAACAACGAGCCGTCAGCAGAATGAACAGTCGTTGCGCATGTGCGTGGACGAGTTGCAGGATGGCTTCAGTAAAGCAGCTTACAAGAACATTAGCATCAATATGCTGCGTTACAAACAGTTACGTTTGTTCCTGCATGCCGAGACGGAGGACCCATCACTTCAAAATATAACTCCCGGTGAACCCGGTTCTGTACGAGGTTTTGTCCGCATTGGCACTGACTATACTCAGAACTACTACGAATATTCGCTTCCATTAGAAATTACCCGTTCTGGGAACACCGCAAGGGATATATGGCCTGAAAAGAACGAAGTTCAGATCAGCTTTCAAGACTTTATTGATGCAAAGGCAGAACGAAACCGCTTAGGTATTGCTTACACGGTGCCTTACGTAAAAACAGTCATAGCGCAGAACGGCGTTCCGGCTCAAATTACGATCCTTGGCAACCCCGACTTCAGCGCTGTACAAGGAGCAATGATCGGGGTGCAAAACCCCGCCGACGACAAGACGCCCAAGTCCTTGTGTATTTGGGCCGATGAGTTCCGCGTGTACGACTTCGACCGAGAAGGCGGCTTCGCGGCCACAGCTCGCTTCAACACCAAGCTAGCTGACGTAGCCAACATCACCGCCACCGGCAGCTACACCTCGGTAGGATTCGGTGCTTTGCAGTCCAAGCTCATTGACCGCACCACCAGCAGCATCACCCGCGGCGATTTGAATGCCACTGTTGCCGCTGACAAGTTTCTGCCTGTCAGCCTAGGTCTGCGTGTGCCCGTGCTGCTGCAAGCAGGCATCGAAAGTGCTGCGCCCCAATACGACCCGCTCGACCCAGATACAAAGCTGAGTCAGTCGCTGCAAAAGTTTGAAAGTGCCGCCGATCGGGCTAAGTACCGCAAGGAAGTCATTTCGCAGACCCACAGTCGAAGTCTTAGCGTGCTGAACGTGCATAAGGAACGCACCAATCCAGACAAAAAAGTCAGGCCTTATGATATCGAGAACCTAGCGGTGAGCTACGCCATTACGGAGCGCACTCACACTGATATCAATACTGACCGCGACTACAACAAAACGTACACAGGTGCCCTGGCCTACGTGTATCAGACCACGCCTAAAAACTACGCGCCTTTCGCCAAGGCTAAGCTGTTGGACAATCCGTACCTGAAGATTTTCCAGGATATCAATTTCACACCCCTACCTAGCCGCTTCTCTTTCCGCGCCGACCTCGACCGCCGCTACAACGAGTTGCTGCTACAACGGGTGCGGGAAGTAGGCCAGTTGCCTACCAGTGATGGCATTGCTGGCGTGTACCAAAAGAGCTTCTTCATCAACCGTATTTACGACCTGAAGTGGGATCTGACCAAAAGCCTGATTCTGGACTATACGGCTACTAACCGCGGAGTAGTAGATGAGGGAGTAGGCCCTACGCTTGGCGATGACCCTATTTCTCGGCAGAACCGGCAGCTGCTGCGCGATAATTTATTCCGCCGTGGCGGACGCACTACCAACTTCAACCAAACTGTTGCCGCCACGTACCGGCTGCCTCTAGACAAGTTTCCGCTCACCGACTGGATATCATCAGATATTCGTTACCAAGCGAACTACAGCTGGCAAGCGGCCTCTACTGCTCTGCGTGCGCCCGTAAACCCCATCAGCCAGCAGGACACGGCCACTACCCGCCTGAACCTAGGTAACACTATTCAGAACAACGGGGAGCTAAGCGCTAACGGGAAGATTGATTTGGTGAAGCTCTACAACAAGGTGCGTTTCCTCAACATCATCAACAATGCACCGGCACCTGGCCGTGCTGCGGATGGCCCTGGCCAGGACCGGGCTGTTACGCCGCGCTCGTTGACGGGCGCCAACAAAGAGCCCGTCGTAAAAGATACAACCAAGGGTCCGCAGCTGCGGGTGTTGAAAGCAGTGCTTCGTTCTTTGATGACGGCCCGCTCTATCAACTTCACTTACGCGCGTAGCAATGGTACACTGCTGCCCGGCTACTTGCCTAGTACCCGCTTCTTTGGTCTCAATAGTGATTGGGATGCACCAGGCGTGCCATTTATCTTAGGTCAGCAGTATGACTTAAATAGCCTGTACGAACGCGCTGCCCGCAATGGCTGGTACACGCAACGCAGCGACCTATTGAATACACCGCTCAGCTCACTGCTAACCGAGAACCTTACCTTACGCACCGCGCTGGAGCCCTTCCGTGACTTTAACATCCAGATTGACGCACGTCGGCAGCTAGCCCGCAACCGGGAGCGGTATTACCGCCTAGAGGTCGATACGACGACATTGTTACCTTATAGTGATAGAAGAATTCAAAATACTCAGGCGCTCGGCAATGGGTCATTTAGCACTTCCATCATCACTATTCAAACTCTGTTTGGTGACCGAAGCGCTAATGGAAATATTTCGAAAGCATTCAACCGGTTCATTCTAAACCGCGGTGTTGTGCGTGAGAAATTAGCAGCTGCTAATCCGGTATCGGTAGAAAATGGAGGGGTGGAGGTACGCAACCCTACCACAAACTTGCTTGAGCTTAAAAGTGGTAGATATGGCTACAACTCCCAAGACGTACTCATTCCAGCCTTTTTAGATGCCTATAAGGGCAAATCATCGGATGGCTACAAAGCCAAGCGCTTTCAACCATTTGCAACCCTTCCACTCCCTAACTGGCGTATCGACTATAATGGTTTGGCCGAGATACCCTTTATCAAACGTTACTTTCGCACGATCACGCTTAACCATGCTTACTCTTCCGTTTACAATATCACAAGCTACACCACTGCTACGCAGTATGGCTATGAGTTGAATAGCTTCAATGTGGTTACTGGCAATAATCAGTTCGTAGGCGACATTACAAACATTAACAACCAGTTTATCCCCTACTACGTGCTTGGTCAGGTAACCATTTCGGAGCAGTTAGCTCCACTTATTGGTCTGAACTTCACCACAGTGGACAAGCTAACGGGACGTGTGGAATACCGTACCGCACGCAACATTGGCTTGAACACCACCAACGCCCAGGTAACGGAGCTTTACACTACAGAAATGGTTATCGGCCTTGGCTTCGTAACCAACCGCCTCAAGCTGCCTTTCAAGGTTAATGGGGAG
- a CDS encoding NADP-dependent malic enzyme: protein MSKINKQDALNYHAQGPAGKIEVVPTKPVSTQSDLALAYSPGVAEPCKAIAANPADVYKYTAKGNLVGVISNGTAVLGLGNIGPEASKPVMEGKGVLFKKFAGIDCFDIEIDATDPDEFIRIVKALEPTFGGINLEDIKAPECFRIETALREQMNIPLMHDDQHGTAIITSAALLNALEVVGKQIDKVKLVVSGAGAAAVSCLRLYLELGVKLENVVVFDKDGIITPARTDLADMQLRFATTRPISTLAEAMEGADVFLGLSAANVLPAELLLAMAPNPIVFALANPNPEIDYDLAISTRHDIIMATGRSDHPNQVNNVLGFPYIFRGALDVRATEINEAMKLAAVHALAELAKDVVPEMVNQAYSDTTLTFGRTYLIPKPLDPRLITTISPAVAKAAMESGVARQPITDWAAYEDELRGRLGANQKLMNRIISAAKANPKRIVFAEADNYKILKAAQTLRDENIAYPILLGNHDKIRQIAQANNLDLEGCQIIDILQEDAKRAEYAELLYQKRQRRGITLYEGRRLLRERNYYGSMMLETGEADAFITGLTKDYGKSILPSLQVIGVEDGVKRVAGMYIIQHKKGPFFFSDTTVNIDPTAEQMVDIIGLTARAVRFFDAEPRIAVLSYSNFGSNPGDLPDKARRATELAKQRYPDLILDGEMQANTALNPQLLQEQYPFSELAQKGGANTLIFPNVISGNIAYKVLQEIGGAEVIGPVLMGMRKPVHILQLGASVREIVNMAAIAVVDAHRGGKGL, encoded by the coding sequence ATGTCCAAGATTAACAAGCAAGACGCCCTCAACTACCACGCCCAAGGCCCAGCCGGTAAGATTGAGGTAGTGCCCACCAAGCCCGTTAGTACCCAATCGGACCTAGCCCTAGCTTACTCGCCAGGCGTAGCCGAACCTTGTAAAGCAATTGCGGCCAATCCGGCTGATGTATATAAGTATACTGCTAAGGGCAACTTAGTAGGCGTGATCAGTAATGGCACGGCGGTGCTGGGCCTAGGTAACATTGGGCCAGAAGCCTCAAAACCGGTGATGGAGGGCAAAGGCGTTCTATTCAAGAAATTTGCGGGCATCGACTGCTTCGACATCGAGATTGATGCGACCGATCCGGATGAGTTTATCCGCATTGTGAAGGCGCTGGAGCCCACTTTCGGCGGCATCAACCTAGAAGATATCAAGGCACCCGAGTGCTTCCGCATTGAGACGGCCCTGCGCGAGCAGATGAACATTCCGCTCATGCACGACGACCAGCACGGTACGGCCATCATCACCTCAGCGGCGTTGCTGAACGCGCTGGAAGTGGTAGGCAAGCAGATTGACAAAGTAAAGCTAGTGGTGAGCGGTGCTGGTGCTGCGGCCGTATCCTGCTTGCGTTTGTATTTAGAGCTAGGTGTGAAGCTGGAAAATGTGGTGGTCTTTGATAAGGATGGCATCATCACTCCGGCGCGCACTGATTTGGCGGACATGCAGTTGAGGTTTGCCACTACGCGTCCGATCAGCACGTTAGCAGAAGCGATGGAAGGTGCTGATGTGTTCCTAGGCTTGTCGGCGGCCAATGTGCTGCCAGCCGAACTGCTGCTGGCTATGGCACCCAACCCGATTGTGTTTGCCCTGGCCAACCCAAACCCAGAGATTGACTATGACCTAGCCATCTCGACGCGCCACGACATTATTATGGCTACGGGTCGCTCCGACCACCCGAACCAGGTGAACAACGTGCTCGGTTTTCCCTACATCTTCCGGGGAGCACTCGACGTACGCGCCACCGAAATAAACGAGGCCATGAAGCTTGCCGCGGTGCATGCGTTGGCGGAGCTAGCGAAGGATGTAGTGCCCGAGATGGTAAATCAGGCTTATAGTGACACCACTCTCACCTTCGGTCGCACATATCTTATCCCCAAACCTCTCGACCCGCGCCTGATCACCACTATTTCACCGGCGGTGGCCAAGGCTGCTATGGAGAGTGGTGTAGCTCGGCAGCCCATTACCGACTGGGCAGCGTATGAGGATGAGTTGCGTGGACGCTTAGGTGCCAACCAGAAGCTGATGAACCGTATCATCTCGGCGGCGAAAGCGAACCCAAAACGAATCGTATTTGCCGAAGCCGACAATTACAAGATCCTTAAGGCTGCGCAAACTCTACGGGATGAGAATATTGCCTATCCGATTCTACTAGGCAACCACGATAAGATCCGGCAGATTGCTCAGGCTAATAATCTCGACCTGGAAGGCTGCCAGATCATCGACATTCTGCAGGAAGACGCCAAACGTGCCGAGTATGCAGAACTACTCTACCAAAAGCGGCAGCGCCGCGGCATCACGCTGTACGAAGGCCGCCGCTTGTTGCGTGAGCGGAACTACTATGGTTCGATGATGCTGGAAACCGGTGAGGCCGATGCTTTTATTACTGGTCTGACCAAAGACTACGGCAAGTCGATTTTGCCTTCCCTACAAGTAATTGGTGTGGAAGATGGTGTGAAGCGAGTAGCCGGTATGTATATCATCCAGCACAAGAAAGGCCCATTCTTCTTCTCGGACACTACCGTGAATATCGACCCCACGGCCGAGCAGATGGTAGATATTATTGGCCTAACGGCCCGGGCCGTGCGCTTCTTCGATGCTGAACCTAGGATTGCAGTGCTGAGCTATTCCAACTTCGGCTCTAACCCCGGCGACCTCCCCGACAAGGCGCGCCGTGCCACGGAGCTAGCTAAGCAGCGCTACCCCGACCTGATTCTGGATGGTGAGATGCAGGCCAACACCGCCCTGAATCCGCAACTCCTGCAAGAACAATATCCCTTCAGCGAGCTAGCTCAAAAAGGTGGCGCCAATACGCTCATCTTCCCGAACGTTATTTCGGGCAACATTGCCTATAAAGTGCTCCAAGAGATTGGCGGCGCCGAGGTAATTGGGCCCGTACTAATGGGAATGCGTAAGCCCGTTCACATTCTGCAGCTAGGTGCTTCCGTGCGCGAAATCGTGAATATGGCGGCTATTGCAGTGGTTGACGCTCACCGCGGTGGCAAGGGTCTGTAG